From Leptospira fainei serovar Hurstbridge str. BUT 6, the proteins below share one genomic window:
- a CDS encoding PP2C family protein-serine/threonine phosphatase has protein sequence MLSQEQSFQKFVWTLEKKWIQIVCVLGFTLVPIFGGLDYFIIPREYLDQNLTYFLTLRAAASVIVFIQFIILKYSNPNPWNAIHAYVFTFVVGGIISLMTTRLGGFESSYYAGLNLVLIAVNLFLPWNALKGSLNSLIIVVQYVILNLIFDKEYQVISIINNLYFMLGTIIISVTIAHFKFTLTKSEFEKMDLISNLKSQQDGDYFLTSLVLQPLSLNLAKSESVHIEFYTSQKKKFVFKTWKQEIGGDICVSNVITLKGRSYVVFVNADAMGKSLQGAGGAIVFGAVFHAMVQRTKMMEVLQNQYPERWLKNAVIELQKTFESFDGAMMISMVIGLADEELGLVYYINAEHPFPVLYRDGKAVFLDSQIYFRKVGMLELKSKLFVSLFQMEPGDSIILGSDGREDLMVFDPGINSKTMVEDENFFLDKVEKGKGELEGIVAELQNSGDIIDDLSLLKITYQPQHSRVEIGSRNGNDQSSENSSSINNSEKTLDSLKYIVSSNLKDGDISKAIQAAKEIVRISPIESNYLYFLAKNLNKTKNYKDSIEYGERFRYRNPSHVNNLIVLSDSYRRTGDMKRSELLLRDVFSHEPENTIALNLLGRLKTHNGKNVV, from the coding sequence ATGCTCTCACAGGAACAAAGTTTCCAGAAATTCGTTTGGACTCTGGAGAAGAAATGGATTCAGATCGTTTGCGTACTGGGTTTTACACTCGTTCCTATTTTCGGCGGTTTGGATTATTTCATCATCCCTAGAGAATACCTGGATCAAAACTTAACCTACTTTCTAACTCTAAGAGCCGCCGCAAGCGTCATCGTCTTCATACAATTTATTATTCTGAAATATTCCAACCCGAATCCCTGGAATGCGATTCACGCGTACGTGTTCACTTTCGTCGTTGGCGGAATCATCTCTCTTATGACGACTCGGCTTGGAGGCTTTGAATCTTCCTACTATGCCGGATTAAACCTAGTTTTGATCGCCGTAAACCTGTTCCTACCTTGGAACGCGTTGAAAGGAAGCTTAAACAGCCTAATCATAGTCGTTCAATACGTGATATTAAATCTAATTTTTGATAAGGAATACCAGGTCATTTCGATCATTAATAATCTTTATTTCATGTTAGGAACGATCATCATTTCGGTCACGATCGCTCACTTCAAATTCACATTAACCAAATCCGAATTCGAAAAGATGGATTTAATCAGTAATCTAAAATCCCAGCAGGACGGTGATTATTTTTTAACTTCGTTAGTTTTACAACCGCTGAGCTTAAACTTAGCCAAAAGCGAATCGGTTCATATAGAATTTTACACCAGCCAAAAGAAGAAATTCGTCTTTAAAACATGGAAACAAGAGATTGGCGGAGATATCTGCGTTTCCAACGTTATTACTTTAAAAGGAAGATCCTACGTCGTCTTTGTGAATGCCGATGCGATGGGAAAATCCCTGCAAGGAGCTGGCGGTGCGATCGTTTTCGGCGCCGTTTTCCATGCAATGGTGCAAAGAACCAAAATGATGGAAGTCCTGCAGAATCAATATCCGGAAAGATGGCTTAAGAACGCCGTCATCGAACTTCAGAAGACTTTCGAAAGCTTCGACGGGGCGATGATGATTTCGATGGTCATCGGCCTTGCGGATGAAGAGTTAGGGTTGGTTTATTATATCAACGCCGAACATCCCTTTCCGGTTTTATACAGAGACGGAAAAGCCGTCTTCTTGGATTCACAGATCTATTTCAGAAAAGTCGGAATGTTGGAACTGAAGAGCAAACTCTTCGTCAGCCTATTCCAAATGGAACCCGGTGATTCGATTATCCTAGGTTCGGACGGTCGAGAAGATTTGATGGTATTTGATCCTGGAATTAATTCCAAGACAATGGTGGAAGACGAAAATTTCTTTTTAGATAAGGTCGAAAAGGGAAAAGGAGAACTGGAAGGAATCGTTGCGGAATTGCAGAACTCCGGAGACATTATCGACGATCTATCGCTTTTAAAAATAACGTACCAGCCGCAACATTCTCGAGTCGAAATCGGTAGTCGAAACGGGAACGATCAATCATCCGAGAATTCTTCATCCATTAATAATTCTGAGAAAACTCTGGATTCTCTAAAGTACATCGTGTCTTCCAATTTAAAAGACGGAGATATCTCCAAGGCGATCCAAGCAGCGAAAGAAATCGTCAGGATCTCGCCTATTGAATCCAATTATCTCTACTTTCTTGCAAAAAATCTAAATAAGACGAAAAATTACAAAGACTCCATCGAATATGGAGAACGATTTCGGTACCGAAACCCGAGCCATGTCAACAACTTGATAGTATTATCCGATTCTTATAGAAGAACCGGAGATATGAAACGATCCGAACTTTTATTAAGAGACGTCTTTTCTCACGAACCCGAGAACACGATCGCATTGAATCTTTTAGGAAGGCTAAAAACTCATAATGGAAAAAACGTCGTCTAA
- a CDS encoding MBL fold metallo-hydrolase, with protein sequence MKFLSLLCVAIFLSCSVTSHTALQVTRGKPGTLQTGNAEEKGPIVFQKVLAADWKAERSGLINLKDPKAKEAKLESGKEPIQIYFYVIDHPKFGRYIVDTGIADVFRKDPKEWPISSLVASAMNANDLKIHLTADEWLKKESKPVKGILLTHLHLDHILGALDFPAGTPIYTGKRETSKRNFLNLFVQGTTDKVLGPAPALEELTFTEGDGNSARVLDFFGDQSFYILQVPGHTVGSLAFLVKSTSGLQLLTGDTCHTRWGWEHSVTPGDYSENQDLNRESLDFLKEIVAKFPGIKVHPGHQSLAVGSDRQK encoded by the coding sequence ATGAAATTCTTATCTTTGTTATGCGTAGCGATATTTTTATCCTGTTCCGTTACTTCCCATACTGCTTTACAGGTAACGAGAGGAAAACCCGGCACCCTCCAGACCGGTAATGCTGAGGAAAAAGGACCGATCGTTTTTCAAAAAGTTTTAGCTGCGGATTGGAAGGCGGAAAGATCCGGTTTAATTAATTTAAAGGATCCGAAAGCTAAGGAAGCGAAGCTCGAGTCCGGTAAGGAGCCGATTCAAATTTATTTTTACGTGATAGACCATCCTAAGTTCGGTCGCTATATCGTCGACACTGGAATCGCGGATGTGTTCCGTAAAGATCCTAAAGAATGGCCTATATCCTCGCTTGTTGCGTCGGCTATGAATGCGAACGATTTAAAGATACATCTTACCGCCGATGAATGGCTAAAAAAGGAATCTAAACCAGTTAAGGGGATTCTGTTGACTCATCTTCATTTAGACCATATTCTCGGAGCTCTCGATTTCCCGGCAGGAACTCCTATTTATACAGGCAAGAGAGAGACCTCAAAACGTAATTTTTTGAATCTGTTTGTGCAAGGGACAACGGATAAGGTTTTAGGTCCGGCGCCTGCGCTAGAGGAACTTACCTTTACCGAAGGAGACGGAAATTCGGCAAGGGTTTTGGATTTCTTCGGAGACCAATCTTTCTATATTCTACAGGTCCCGGGTCATACGGTCGGAAGTCTGGCGTTTTTGGTAAAGAGCACCTCCGGACTTCAATTGCTCACTGGCGATACCTGCCATACCCGCTGGGGATGGGAGCATTCGGTAACTCCCGGAGATTATTCTGAAAACCAAGATCTGAACCGAGAGAGCTTGGACTTTCTTAAGGAGATCGTCGCCAAGTTTCCCGGAATTAAAGTGCATCCGGGTCATCAGTCTTTAGCGGTCGGTTCTGACCGTCAGAAATGA
- a CDS encoding NAD-dependent epimerase/dehydratase family protein codes for MRLFITGASGFVGGAIAKRLKENHSILALSRSAETDTILKKSGLEVFRGKLGAIPPEALREIDVVIHCAAFVGPWGNRNDFWEANVDGTSQLLEAAKTAGVKRFIHMGTEAALFHGQDMIKIDETYPYPNQTPYLYSETKAEAERRVLAANSDNFKTISLRPRLVWGPGDTSVLPVLKKMVSEGKFLWINGGKARTSTTYIQNLVYATELALTQGVGGQSYFVTDDEDQTFRSFLTFMMKTQGIDLPTGSVPAFLARSLAFIIEGIWNLFRIQSEPPLMRFATDIMAKECTIKIDKAKRELGYVPKISVAQGLIAMKEFG; via the coding sequence ATGAGATTATTTATTACCGGAGCATCCGGCTTTGTAGGAGGAGCGATCGCAAAACGACTAAAAGAGAATCATTCCATCTTAGCGCTTTCTCGGTCTGCAGAAACCGATACAATCCTAAAGAAGTCCGGACTAGAAGTCTTTCGGGGAAAGCTAGGAGCGATTCCTCCCGAAGCATTGCGAGAAATCGATGTAGTTATTCATTGCGCGGCCTTCGTAGGGCCTTGGGGAAATCGAAATGATTTTTGGGAAGCGAATGTGGATGGAACAAGTCAGCTCTTAGAGGCGGCAAAAACCGCAGGAGTAAAACGCTTCATCCATATGGGGACCGAGGCAGCATTGTTCCACGGCCAAGACATGATTAAGATCGATGAAACCTATCCCTATCCGAATCAAACTCCCTACCTTTACAGCGAAACTAAAGCCGAAGCCGAGAGACGTGTATTAGCCGCCAACTCCGATAATTTTAAAACGATCTCGCTACGACCTAGATTGGTTTGGGGTCCGGGTGATACTTCCGTTTTACCCGTATTAAAGAAAATGGTTTCCGAAGGAAAATTTCTTTGGATTAACGGAGGAAAAGCCCGAACTTCCACCACCTATATTCAAAATTTAGTATATGCGACCGAACTCGCTCTCACTCAAGGAGTCGGAGGACAATCTTACTTCGTTACCGACGATGAAGATCAAACTTTCCGTTCGTTCTTAACATTCATGATGAAAACCCAAGGTATAGATTTGCCTACAGGATCCGTCCCGGCCTTCTTAGCCAGGAGCCTTGCGTTCATCATCGAGGGGATTTGGAATCTATTCCGGATTCAAAGCGAACCTCCCCTCATGCGATTCGCGACCGATATTATGGCGAAGGAATGCACGATTAAGATCGATAAAGCGAAACGCGAATTAGGCTATGTCCCGAAAATTTCAGTCGCACAAGGCCTAATCGCAATGAAAGAATTCGGATAA
- a CDS encoding helix-turn-helix domain-containing protein, with the protein MNRILGFSVLFGASLAWLLALGQIFKSGKTSIYWLLAGMLFLLGIWQGQTALNLLDSPPEVLAPYSLLNLPAAYAFVPLFYAFGRKLSEPDFESKKWGFISLLLAVASLLLELYYLGYWANEEKLSWKELALAVWADPNENFTPPLLLRLFSYGPRFLSILVSGLLVVHASSATGKDADWPRQRASIILLSIAGGAGAGLSMYAQWLGRLKSDLHGYGAMIVTLSICGIYFYAQRFPLGIEFSKSLIGTRKSRLTGLDRSAVGFRLRTCMETERVYTTEDLTLSMLASLVSFEGPKITPEQLSEFINSEYKKNFNQFVNEYRIKEACEQLLEQKGRSVLTIALSVGFNSKSSFHSAFKNFTGMSPVEYRESRLKG; encoded by the coding sequence ATGAATAGAATTCTAGGATTTTCCGTTCTATTCGGTGCAAGCCTTGCTTGGTTACTTGCGCTGGGGCAAATCTTTAAGAGCGGAAAAACGTCTATCTATTGGTTGCTGGCCGGAATGCTTTTCTTATTGGGAATTTGGCAGGGGCAAACCGCTCTGAATCTCTTGGATTCTCCGCCTGAAGTTCTCGCTCCTTATTCTCTACTGAATCTTCCCGCGGCATATGCATTCGTTCCTCTGTTTTACGCCTTCGGACGGAAATTATCCGAGCCGGATTTCGAATCTAAAAAATGGGGATTCATTTCGTTACTTTTGGCAGTGGCCTCCCTTTTGCTGGAGCTGTATTATTTAGGTTACTGGGCAAACGAGGAAAAGCTGTCCTGGAAAGAATTGGCACTCGCAGTTTGGGCGGATCCGAATGAAAATTTTACTCCACCTTTGCTTCTCCGATTATTTTCGTACGGACCGAGATTTCTATCGATTTTGGTTTCCGGTCTGCTTGTCGTACATGCAAGTTCCGCAACCGGAAAGGACGCGGATTGGCCTAGACAGCGGGCGAGCATCATACTTCTATCGATCGCAGGGGGAGCGGGCGCAGGACTTAGCATGTACGCCCAATGGCTGGGTCGCTTAAAAAGCGATCTTCATGGATACGGCGCTATGATCGTTACCCTAAGCATTTGCGGAATCTATTTCTATGCCCAACGATTTCCTTTGGGCATAGAATTTTCAAAGTCCCTGATCGGAACCAGAAAATCCAGGCTGACAGGCTTGGATAGAAGCGCAGTCGGTTTTCGGTTACGGACTTGTATGGAGACGGAGAGAGTCTATACTACGGAGGATTTGACATTAAGCATGCTGGCATCTCTCGTTTCTTTCGAAGGACCGAAAATTACTCCGGAACAATTATCCGAATTCATCAACTCGGAATATAAGAAGAACTTTAATCAATTCGTGAATGAATATAGGATCAAAGAGGCTTGTGAACAGTTACTCGAACAAAAGGGTCGATCCGTATTAACGATCGCGTTATCGGTCGGGTTTAATTCCAAATCATCCTTTCATTCCGCGTTTAAAAATTTCACCGGGATGTCGCCGGTAGAATATAGGGAATCTCGTTTGAAGGGATAA
- a CDS encoding dienelactone hydrolase family protein, which yields MKLVIPMDRLSIMVPKQKNDSASLSIPVHLVTLDANLDIPDGATKLTLLVEGAAEKLGTRSGMHFNRLRDKLRSENIATLALDSLLTREERSITLNEVDTNLLKDRLLTVVNWIRGYDKTKNLKLFCCVSYDAATYVLKAVIENRLKLEGIISISGDLNGFAEKNKVAELDIPMLLIFGGFDFSRIEKNKQLFIEPKKQKREMEIVQLSSGLFTEEKKWDQAMDKIAIWLNTVRS from the coding sequence TTGAAACTAGTTATTCCGATGGATCGTTTGTCCATAATGGTACCTAAACAAAAAAACGACTCGGCGAGCCTGTCAATTCCTGTCCATCTTGTGACCTTGGATGCAAATCTCGACATTCCCGACGGAGCGACGAAACTAACCCTGCTCGTTGAAGGCGCGGCAGAAAAGTTAGGAACCCGCTCCGGAATGCATTTTAATAGACTTCGAGATAAATTGCGTTCGGAGAATATCGCGACATTAGCCCTGGACAGTCTCTTGACTCGCGAAGAAAGATCGATCACCTTAAACGAGGTCGATACGAATCTTTTGAAAGATCGATTATTGACGGTGGTGAATTGGATTCGCGGGTACGATAAGACAAAAAACTTAAAACTGTTTTGTTGCGTTTCCTATGATGCGGCGACGTACGTTTTGAAAGCAGTGATCGAAAATCGACTGAAACTCGAGGGAATCATTTCCATTTCCGGAGATCTGAACGGATTCGCCGAAAAAAATAAAGTGGCGGAACTCGACATACCGATGCTTTTAATCTTTGGAGGGTTCGACTTTTCGCGGATCGAAAAAAATAAACAGCTCTTTATAGAACCCAAAAAACAAAAACGAGAGATGGAGATAGTTCAATTATCTTCCGGTCTTTTTACGGAAGAAAAGAAATGGGACCAAGCTATGGACAAAATCGCAATCTGGTTGAATACCGTCCGTTCATAG
- a CDS encoding Crp/Fnr family transcriptional regulator — MASALAYQVTEDRIPLSTNWSTFPACSKDLYESLLHPRFGKRTFKFPKKSILFNEGKPTTGLYLILQGTVRTFKDSPNGQRQQTLKIYSPESWVGLRDAISEDYYNKTAECLEDTVAVYIDKEEMKKAFNQDFSFQTEITKYIATECRAAENRIYSMGTRQVHSKLAEFLLSLKEKYGSEINVKFSREVMATMIGSKTETLVRALTDLKGKGWIEIDKNMISIRNEEALLKLMET; from the coding sequence ATGGCATCGGCACTGGCATACCAAGTAACGGAAGATAGAATTCCGCTCTCGACCAACTGGTCAACGTTTCCGGCTTGTTCGAAGGATTTGTACGAATCTCTTTTGCATCCGCGATTCGGAAAACGTACCTTCAAGTTTCCTAAAAAAAGTATCCTTTTTAACGAGGGTAAGCCGACTACCGGATTATACCTGATCCTTCAAGGTACCGTAAGGACTTTTAAGGATTCGCCCAATGGTCAAAGACAACAAACTCTCAAAATCTATTCTCCTGAAAGCTGGGTAGGACTTAGAGACGCGATCTCGGAGGACTACTATAACAAAACCGCCGAATGTCTGGAAGATACCGTTGCCGTATATATCGATAAGGAAGAAATGAAAAAAGCCTTTAACCAAGACTTTTCCTTCCAGACTGAAATCACGAAGTATATCGCAACCGAATGTCGCGCTGCGGAAAATCGAATCTATTCAATGGGAACCAGACAGGTCCATTCCAAACTCGCCGAGTTCCTGCTATCCCTGAAAGAAAAATACGGCTCGGAAATTAACGTAAAATTCAGCCGGGAAGTGATGGCAACTATGATCGGATCCAAAACCGAAACTCTAGTAAGGGCATTAACCGATCTAAAGGGAAAAGGTTGGATAGAAATCGATAAGAATATGATCTCCATTAGGAACGAAGAAGCTCTATTAAAGTTAATGGAGACTTGA
- a CDS encoding LytR/AlgR family response regulator transcription factor, giving the protein METNAKELKILIVEDEAPTRDLLVSYCLSRSELKLSGIAKDGAEALESLQSTDFDLVFLDINLPKLSGLEVLEKLEKTPYIIFITSLRDKAIEAFEFGALDYLLKPFSRDRFNKAVDRALEYISREGKQENSSFNEHGLFILEKENYFLIPYKDIAYISSRDNFSVIHTDEKEYVTYKSLKNLETKLPPSKFLRIFKQYIIHLEYLVRLQSDNSGNYTVFLKDEDETQLPVGRKYISKIKELL; this is encoded by the coding sequence ATGGAAACTAACGCTAAAGAATTAAAAATTTTGATCGTGGAAGACGAGGCCCCCACTCGTGATTTACTTGTCAGTTACTGTCTCAGTCGTTCCGAATTAAAGCTATCGGGGATCGCTAAGGACGGGGCGGAAGCGTTAGAAAGTTTGCAATCCACCGATTTTGATCTCGTTTTCTTAGACATTAATTTACCGAAACTTTCCGGCTTGGAAGTTCTGGAAAAACTGGAAAAAACTCCCTATATTATATTTATAACTTCTCTCAGAGATAAGGCGATAGAAGCATTCGAATTCGGCGCCCTTGACTATTTGCTCAAGCCGTTTTCGAGAGACCGCTTCAATAAAGCGGTGGATAGAGCCTTGGAATACATTAGCCGGGAAGGAAAGCAGGAAAACAGCTCTTTTAACGAACACGGGTTGTTTATTCTGGAAAAAGAAAATTATTTCTTAATCCCTTATAAGGATATAGCTTATATTTCCTCCAGAGATAATTTCAGCGTAATTCATACCGACGAGAAGGAATATGTAACTTACAAGTCTCTAAAAAATTTAGAGACCAAACTGCCTCCCAGCAAGTTTCTACGGATATTCAAACAATATATCATCCACCTGGAATATCTCGTAAGGCTCCAAAGCGACAATTCCGGAAATTACACCGTTTTTCTGAAAGACGAGGACGAAACCCAGCTTCCGGTCGGGCGAAAATATATCTCCAAAATTAAGGAGCTTTTGTAG
- a CDS encoding PAS domain S-box protein translates to MSEANFYNRIFENGSGILSVLENIPVLIMAIDEHSRIAFWNRELEKVTGYSFQEATEDAEHFFALLLPDKEYRKSVTEILLKSENHFENWEIKLRTKGNETKTVSWSRVPAQSSHLKQNNWIIGIDVTQRVDVEQNLQKSVKILSDFQTALNAVSIVAITDKRGTIIYSNDNFCKISGYSKDELLGQNHRIINSGYHDTEFFRNLWQTISRGKIWRGEIRNKAKDGRFYWVDTTISPIFDEKGKPFQYLVIRNEITERKEAEEKARLAEHSLKTFQDRMSPHFLFNTLSIIHSYLETNSALADSAILMLAENYRFLIDNASKQLVPFDIEWQFMENYINLLKLRFQDFMDVEISKEGDFRKSVLPPLILQPLVENSYIHGIRDRDGRGKIWVNALIVGDRTTITIRDNGEGVKSTVNHSRTLGNISERLKYYLSGSELKIENHPEGGAVVTVTFDKPKS, encoded by the coding sequence ATGAGCGAAGCGAATTTCTATAATCGAATATTCGAAAATGGATCCGGAATTCTTAGCGTATTGGAAAATATCCCGGTCTTGATCATGGCAATCGACGAACACTCCAGAATCGCTTTCTGGAACCGGGAATTGGAGAAAGTCACCGGATATTCGTTTCAGGAAGCCACCGAGGACGCTGAGCATTTTTTTGCCCTTTTATTACCCGATAAAGAATACCGCAAATCGGTTACTGAGATTTTATTAAAATCCGAGAATCATTTTGAAAACTGGGAAATAAAGTTAAGAACGAAAGGAAACGAAACGAAAACCGTCTCCTGGTCGAGAGTTCCCGCACAATCTTCTCATCTGAAGCAAAACAATTGGATCATCGGGATCGACGTCACCCAGAGGGTGGATGTTGAACAAAATCTCCAAAAATCCGTAAAGATCCTTTCTGATTTTCAAACCGCTCTTAACGCAGTATCGATCGTCGCCATCACTGACAAACGAGGAACGATCATTTATTCGAACGATAATTTTTGCAAAATCAGCGGATACTCAAAGGACGAACTTTTGGGGCAGAATCACAGAATTATCAACTCCGGCTATCATGATACGGAATTTTTCCGAAACCTTTGGCAAACCATCTCCAGAGGAAAAATTTGGCGTGGAGAAATACGCAACAAAGCTAAGGACGGGCGCTTTTATTGGGTGGATACTACGATTTCCCCTATCTTCGACGAAAAAGGAAAACCGTTTCAATATTTAGTAATACGTAACGAAATCACCGAAAGAAAAGAGGCGGAAGAGAAAGCGCGCCTGGCCGAACATAGCCTCAAGACATTCCAAGATCGTATGAGTCCTCATTTTCTCTTTAATACTCTCAGTATCATACATTCTTATTTGGAAACGAATTCAGCTCTGGCCGATTCCGCGATCTTAATGTTGGCGGAAAACTATCGCTTTCTCATCGACAATGCGAGTAAGCAATTGGTCCCGTTCGACATAGAATGGCAATTTATGGAAAATTACATTAATCTATTGAAATTGCGCTTTCAAGATTTTATGGACGTGGAAATTTCCAAAGAAGGTGATTTCCGAAAAAGCGTTCTGCCTCCTTTGATTCTACAACCTTTAGTGGAAAATTCTTATATCCATGGAATTCGAGACAGAGACGGAAGAGGAAAAATCTGGGTTAATGCGCTGATTGTCGGAGATAGAACGACGATAACGATTCGGGATAACGGTGAAGGAGTTAAATCCACCGTAAATCATTCCAGAACCCTTGGCAATATATCGGAAAGATTGAAATACTATCTTTCCGGATCCGAACTGAAAATCGAGAATCATCCGGAAGGTGGAGCCGTAGTTACAGTGACTTTTGATAAGCCGAAAAGCTAA
- a CDS encoding efflux RND transporter periplasmic adaptor subunit, whose product MNKLIVFFRFLYSSRKGKIAIAIFGLGLFFLGVFLIAKIGFGRRSISPRTGPIVELVYALGTVKSDRIYHMKFGIASEIKKLFIKEGDILKAGTELMVSDSGALFRAPFDGTVTTLSYQEAEVVMPGISVLTMMDLKKIYVLLSLDQDSMLRLRVGQPAELSFETLRGMKLHGKVTKVYPSDGQFFVRIEVDSMPQGVLPEMTADVAVEVDRKSNVLLIPITSIEKGRIQIKRDGKTFWIPAKVGAVDGEWCEVLENSILPTDIVYIQEGR is encoded by the coding sequence ATGAATAAGTTAATAGTTTTTTTCCGATTTCTTTACTCGTCCCGAAAGGGAAAGATTGCGATTGCCATATTCGGATTGGGTCTTTTTTTTCTCGGTGTTTTTCTCATCGCGAAGATCGGTTTCGGCAGAAGATCGATATCTCCTCGGACCGGCCCGATTGTGGAGCTCGTTTACGCATTGGGAACGGTTAAATCCGATCGAATCTATCATATGAAATTCGGTATAGCGTCCGAGATCAAAAAACTATTCATTAAAGAAGGCGATATTTTAAAAGCGGGAACCGAATTAATGGTTTCGGATTCCGGTGCATTATTCCGGGCTCCGTTCGACGGAACGGTGACAACTTTGTCCTATCAAGAAGCGGAGGTTGTCATGCCGGGGATTTCCGTCTTAACGATGATGGATTTGAAGAAGATTTACGTTCTATTGTCCCTGGACCAAGATTCTATGCTTCGTCTTCGAGTGGGTCAGCCTGCCGAATTGAGTTTTGAAACTCTGCGCGGGATGAAATTACACGGTAAGGTAACGAAGGTATATCCTTCCGACGGGCAATTTTTCGTAAGGATTGAAGTGGATTCCATGCCTCAGGGAGTTCTTCCGGAAATGACGGCAGACGTAGCCGTAGAAGTAGATCGAAAATCGAACGTGCTACTAATTCCGATTACCTCCATCGAAAAAGGCAGGATTCAGATAAAGCGAGACGGTAAAACGTTCTGGATACCTGCGAAGGTCGGGGCCGTAGACGGAGAGTGGTGCGAAGTATTGGAAAATTCAATCCTTCCGACGGATATCGTATACATTCAAGAAGGGAGGTGA
- a CDS encoding ABC transporter permease, which translates to MLFLAIRQLLSRPQQTFLTFLGILLGTAAYCSFSGIMIGFQEYITDQLVNNDAQIRISPRDDVLKVETFQGVFFPESVAVRWIKPPSGKTDSNQLTNANGWFLKLDEDDRVEAYAPQLNQQLIFKFGKQTLPGKLQGVDPVRQMRVTTIGNYVEQGNFRDLDRGGDMIFVGSGLLEKLGASLGDTVQVVTAQGNVVHVKVGGVIRVGNKMIDDTAVYASLRTVQRITQANGVVSEIAIRLKDLSQAADVATEWSFFTRDKVQSWDQAYENILAVFNTQNIVRNTTTFTIMLVVAFGIYNILNMVVNQKKREIAILRSIGFDEKDTIVLFVIQGLLLGFLGAISGLLVGATACYYLDGYPIGGSSSSKGAMMSSVMRISWNPLIYIKAFSIAQISAAVAAFIPARSASKLSPVEIIRGST; encoded by the coding sequence ATGCTGTTCTTAGCTATCCGACAATTATTGAGCCGACCGCAGCAGACGTTTTTGACCTTTCTTGGTATCTTATTGGGAACGGCGGCGTACTGTTCGTTTTCAGGAATCATGATCGGGTTTCAAGAGTATATCACCGATCAATTGGTGAATAATGACGCACAAATTCGAATTTCTCCTCGAGACGATGTGCTCAAAGTCGAGACCTTTCAAGGAGTTTTTTTTCCCGAGTCGGTTGCGGTTCGTTGGATTAAGCCTCCTTCCGGTAAAACCGATTCGAACCAATTGACGAACGCAAACGGTTGGTTCTTGAAATTGGACGAGGATGATCGTGTAGAAGCATACGCGCCTCAGTTGAATCAACAGTTGATCTTTAAATTCGGCAAACAAACTCTTCCGGGAAAACTTCAGGGCGTCGATCCCGTTCGGCAGATGAGAGTGACCACGATCGGCAATTATGTTGAACAAGGTAATTTTAGGGACTTAGATCGAGGAGGAGATATGATCTTCGTCGGTTCCGGCTTGTTGGAAAAGCTCGGCGCTAGTCTTGGCGATACAGTTCAAGTCGTAACCGCGCAAGGAAATGTGGTCCATGTAAAGGTCGGCGGAGTGATTCGCGTCGGGAATAAGATGATCGACGATACTGCCGTTTATGCGTCTCTGAGGACCGTCCAACGGATTACTCAGGCAAACGGCGTCGTTTCGGAGATCGCTATCCGACTTAAAGACTTATCTCAGGCTGCGGATGTAGCCACGGAATGGTCTTTCTTTACCAGAGATAAGGTACAAAGCTGGGATCAGGCCTATGAAAATATCCTGGCCGTATTCAATACTCAAAATATAGTCCGAAATACCACCACATTTACGATCATGCTCGTAGTTGCATTCGGAATATATAATATTCTAAACATGGTGGTAAATCAGAAAAAAAGGGAAATTGCGATCTTACGATCTATCGGATTCGACGAAAAGGATACCATCGTGTTATTCGTGATCCAAGGATTGCTTCTCGGATTTTTAGGTGCGATCAGCGGGCTGCTCGTGGGTGCGACTGCCTGTTACTATTTGGACGGATATCCTATCGGAGGCTCTTCTAGTTCGAAAGGTGCGATGATGTCTAGCGTTATGCGAATTTCCTGGAATCCGCTGATCTATATCAAAGCATTCTCGATTGCACAAATCTCCGCGGCAGTAGCTGCATTTATTCCTGCAAGGTCAGCCTCTAAACTTTCGCCTGTGGAAATTATTCGCGGTAGCACATAA